The genomic interval CCGCTCCGGTTCCGGCCAATCCGATGCGTTGCGGGAGAGGAAGCCACGCGCCGCCTCGCGTCGCCGCTCGGCGGCGATATCGGGGAGCGACTGCAGCAGCCGGTGCACCAGCGTGCCGCGCTGCAGGGCCAGCGTCCGGGACTGGACCGATTCGCCGCTGCGCACCGCACGTCCCTCCTCGGCGCTTTGGCCGGAGGGACGGACGAGATCGTCGTCCAACGATTCGCGCGGTGCCGGCGTTCGCAGCCAGGACGGCAGCTCGATATGTTCATCGGCCGAGGCCGTCGGCACGCCCAGCGCGGTGACATCCTCCGGCCGCGCGAATCGCGTGACCTTGCCGAGCGGCGTCTCGATGATCTCCTTTTCGAGGCCCGAGCCGGTGAGCCCGGTGTCGATCAAATCGTACCAGCTCAGCTTGCGGACCGTCTTCATGTTGCCGGGCATGCAGCCGCCGACGATCAGCCTATCCGCCGCGCGCGTCATCGCGACATAGAGCAGGCGGCGATACTCGTCCTCGGTCTCGGCCAGCATTGCGCTCCGTGCGTCGATCAGGGGCTTTGGATCATCCGCCTTGCGGCCGGCCCAGACCACGACCTCGCCGCCATTGCCGCGCGGCACCTGGATCAGCCGCAGCCGCTGCGTGTCCGCGGGCGACGACGTCGTGTCGACCATGAACACGACGGAGGCCTCCAGGCCCTTGGCGCCATGCACGGTCATGACGCGGACCTCGTCGCGCGAGATTTCCATGTCACGCTTCACCTCGGTGTCGGCCGAGCGCAGCCAGGCCATGAAACCCTGCAGCGAGGCCGGCGCCTTGCGCTCATAGTTCAGCGCGAGCTCCAAGAATTCATCGAGCGCGTCATTGGCCTCATGGCCGAGTCGGCGCAGGATGCGCGCCCGCCCGCCATCTCCGCCGAGCAGCCAGGCATAGAACGCGAACGGCGTCTCCTCGCGCGCGCGAACCTCGCAGGCTTCGAGCCGACGAAGTGCGGCTGCGAATTTTTCGTCTCTCGCGGCACGATCGCCGAGTGCGCGGCGCAGCGATCCCTTGCGGCCCCAGCCGATCGCAAACAAATCATCGTCATCGAGCCCGAACAGCGGGCTCTTCAGCGCCACCGCAAGCGCAAGGTCGTCCTGCGGCAACAGCAGCGCATCGGCGAGATTCATCAGGTCGATGATGGCGATGTGCTCGGTCAGCTTCAGCCGGTCGGCGCCGGCGACCGGGATGCCTGCATGCTTCAACGCCTGGATCACCGCGTCGAACGCGTTGCCGCGCCGGCGCACCAGGATCAGCATGTCGCCATAGCGCAGCGGGCGCCGCTCGCCCTCGTGCCCCGTCAGCGTGCCGCTCTCGACCAGCCGCTTGATCTCGGCCTGGATGCGGCGGGAAAGTTTTACCTCGGGGCTGGTCACGGAGACGCCGTCGAACGGCGCGCGCCAGCCTTCGATGTCCTGCTTGTCGTCGGCGACGGCGAGATCCCAGAGCTCGATCAGGCTTGGACCTGCATCGGCCAGCGCGTGATGCAGGGGATGGCCGATGTCGATCGAGTGGATGCTGCCGTAGATCTGGGGTTCACGGAACACGTGATCGACGGAGTGTAGGATCGTCGCGCCCGACCGGAACGAATAGGTGAAAGCGACAGGATCGAACTTCAGCCCGGCGGCGGTGAACTTGCGGTGCAGCTCGCGCCGCCGCTGATCGAACTCGTGGGGTGCTGCGCCCTGGAACGAGAAGATCGACTGTTTTTCGTCGCCGACCGCAAACACCGTCCGGTTCAGCCCCTCGCGCGCGCCGGCGCCGGCGGTGAATTCGGAGATGATATGGGCGACAATGTCCCATTGCCGCGGGCTCGTGTCCTGGGCTTCGTCGATCAACACGTGATCGACGCCGCGGTCGAGCTTGTAATGCACCCAGCCCGAGCTGATGCGGTCCAGCATCG from Bradyrhizobium arachidis carries:
- the addA gene encoding double-strand break repair helicase AddA encodes the protein MVKAPRPIPDAVRATQARASDPTASAFVSANAGSGKTHVLVQRVIRLLLAGVPPEKILCITFTKAAAANMAERVFTTLGHWVTLDDAALDSAIRAAGIPHPNAKMRREARKLFACALETPGGLKVQTIHALCTRLLQQFPFEANVPARFAVIDERDQTDMMERANLKVLLEAARAPDSVTGRALLTAMASAADVTFKEVVREACLSRDHFMAWTDQAGSAAAAAAQMAAVLGVSPDDRLEDIEQEILDGPFLPRSRWDDIAFALDDGAASDKTQAGRLQEAKIFSGAAQVDAYLSVFLTDEKLPRKAVVTKRFGDHNPSVARLFEAEAQRLTTLVERRRAVTVRDRTEALLHIATAAAANYRREKQERGLLDYDDLIDKTLAMLDRISSGWVHYKLDRGVDHVLIDEAQDTSPRQWDIVAHIISEFTAGAGAREGLNRTVFAVGDEKQSIFSFQGAAPHEFDQRRRELHRKFTAAGLKFDPVAFTYSFRSGATILHSVDHVFREPQIYGSIHSIDIGHPLHHALADAGPSLIELWDLAVADDKQDIEGWRAPFDGVSVTSPEVKLSRRIQAEIKRLVESGTLTGHEGERRPLRYGDMLILVRRRGNAFDAVIQALKHAGIPVAGADRLKLTEHIAIIDLMNLADALLLPQDDLALAVALKSPLFGLDDDDLFAIGWGRKGSLRRALGDRAARDEKFAAALRRLEACEVRAREETPFAFYAWLLGGDGGRARILRRLGHEANDALDEFLELALNYERKAPASLQGFMAWLRSADTEVKRDMEISRDEVRVMTVHGAKGLEASVVFMVDTTSSPADTQRLRLIQVPRGNGGEVVVWAGRKADDPKPLIDARSAMLAETEDEYRRLLYVAMTRAADRLIVGGCMPGNMKTVRKLSWYDLIDTGLTGSGLEKEIIETPLGKVTRFARPEDVTALGVPTASADEHIELPSWLRTPAPRESLDDDLVRPSGQSAEEGRAVRSGESVQSRTLALQRGTLVHRLLQSLPDIAAERRREAARGFLSRNASDWPEPERQALAEKVLALISDPRFAAVFAAGSRAEVAIVGRLERPGCAPALVSGQIDRLVVGAGEVLIVDFKTNQTPPKSAAEAPAAYVRQLAFYRAVLARLYPQTPIRAVLLWTEALEYMEISASALDAALASLHLSVSVLDPARSRS